One window from the genome of Ailuropoda melanoleuca isolate Jingjing chromosome 5, ASM200744v2, whole genome shotgun sequence encodes:
- the MFAP3L gene encoding microfibrillar-associated protein 3-like: protein MDQLKNHLPVCFLPTVPFLILVSTLATAKSVTNSTLNGTDVVLGSVPVIIARTDHIIVKEGNSALINCSVYGIPDPQFKWYNSIGKLLKEDEKERGGGKWQMHDSGLLNITKVSFSDRGKYTCVASNVHGTVNNTVTLRVIFTSGDMGVYYMVVCLVAFTVVMILNITRLCMMSSHLKKTEKAINEFFRTEGAEKLQKAFEIAKRIPIITSAKTLELAKVTQFKTMEFARYIEELARSVPLPPLIMNCRTIMEEIMEVVGLEEQGQNFVRHTPEGQEASDRDEVYTIPNSLKRSDSPTADSDASSLHEQPQQIAIKVSVHPQSKKDHVDDPEGVQLEVKDEEETEPSAEHSPETAEPSTDITSTELTSEEPTPVEVLDRVLPPGHLETTQPAVAHDRNTCIIYESHV from the exons ATGGATCAATTGAAGAACCATCTGCCTGTGTGCTTTCTACCTACTGTGCCCTTTTTAATCCTAGTATCCACTCTAGCGACTGCTAAGAGTGTGACTAATAGCACTTTAAATGGCACTGACGTGGTCTTGGGCTCTGTGCCTGTAATCATTGCCAGAACTGACCATATCATAGTCAAGGAAGGGAACAGTGCCTTGATTAATTGTAGTGTTTATGGCATCCCTGATCCACAATTCAAGTGGTATAATTCCATTGGCAAGCTGCTGAAAGAAGACGAGAAGGAGCGAGGAGGAG GAAAATGGCAGATGCATGACAGCGGCCTCCTGAACATCACCAAGGTGTCTTTTTCAGACCGAGGTAAATACACATGTGTTGCTTCTAACGTCCATGGCACTGTGAACAACACGGTGACCCTGAGAGTCATCTTTACCTCTGGAGACATGGGCGTCTACTACATGGTCGTCTGCCTTGTGGCCTTCACCGTCGTCATGATCCTCAACATCACCCGCCTGTGCATGATGAGCAGCCACCTGAAGAAGACCGAGAAGGCCATCAACGAGTTCTTTCGGACAGAAGGTGCAGAGAAGCTGCAAAAGGCATTTGAGATTGCCAAGCGGATCCCCATCATCACCTCAGCCAAAACTCTAGAGCTTGCCAAAGTCACCCAGTTCAAAACCATGGAGTTTGCCCGCTATATTGAAGAGCTTGCCAGGAGtgtgcctctgcctcccctcatTATGAACTGTAGGACTATCATGGAGGAAATCATGGAAGTGGTTGGGCTTGAGGAGCAGGGGCAGAATTTTGTGCGGCATACTCCAGAAGGACAGGAGGCCTCAGACAGGGATGAGGTTTACACGATCCCAAACTCCCTGAAGAGAAGTGACTCGCCCACCGCGGACTCGGACGCCTCGTCGCTGCACGAGCAGCCCCAGCAAATTGCCATCAAGGTGTCTGTGCACCCACAGTCCAAAAAAGATCATGTGGATGACCCCGAGGGTGTACAATTAGAAGTCAAAGATGAAGAGGAGACAGAACCGTCCGCTGAACATTCCCCAGAAACTGCAGAGCCTTCCACAGATATAACATCCACGGAGCTGACATCTGAAGAGCCGACGCCTGTTGAGGTATTAGATAGAGTCCTGCCACCAGGTCACCTGGAAACCACACAGCCAGCGGTGGCGCATGACAGAAACACCTGCATTATTTATGAAAGCCATGTCTAA